The DNA sequence TCGGGCAGCTCGCCTCCGGCGTCGTTGAGCTTGAGGTACATGCCCATCGAGTAGCCGCCGATGCCGAAGAACACCCCCTGCCCGAGGGTGAGCATGCCGCCCCGGCCCCAGGCGAGGCCGATGCCGAGGGCGACGATCGCGTAGCACAGGTACTTGGCGAGCAGGTTCAGCCGGAACGGCTCGAGCGCGACCGGCGCCACGGCGAGCAGGAGCAGCGCGACCACGACGAACAGCCCGGGCCCGGACCGCGCCGCCTCGGTGACGCGGGCGAGCGCGGCGGGCCGCCGCCGCTGCACGGGCCGCTCCGGAACGGTCTTCAACGTGACGGTCATGTGAGCGCCCTCGATCGGAGAACGAACAGGCCCTGCGGCCGGATCTGCAGGAACGCGATGATCACCGCGAAGACGATCACCTTCGCGAGGCTCGCGTTCGTCCAGAACTCGGCGTAGGAGTTGAGCAGCCCGAGCCCGAACGCGGCGAGTACGGCGCCGCCGAGCCGGCCGAGGCCCCCGCACACGACCACGAGGAACGCGTCCACGATGTAGTACGTGCCGAGGGTCGGGCCGACGGGCCCGATCAGGGTGAGCGCGACGCCGGCGATGCCGGCGAGGCCCGAGCCGATGAAGAACGTGAGCTGGTCCACCCGGCCGGTGTTGATGCCGCCGATCGCGGCGAGCTGCCGGTTCTGCATCACCGCCTGCATCCGGCGGCCCTGGGAGGACCGGGCGAGGTAGGCCCAGATCGCCAGCACGCAGCCGACGGCGAGGGCGAGGATGAACAGCCGCGCGTACGGGATCTGCGTGCCGAACAGCGGCAGCCCGCCGCTGAGCCAGGTCGGGGCCACCACCTGGACGTTCGGCGCGCCGAACAGGTCCCGCGCGAGCTGCTGCAGCACCAGGCTCACGCCCCAGGTGAGCAGCAGCGTGTCGAGCGGGCGGCCGTAGAAGCGGCGG is a window from the Thermopolyspora flexuosa genome containing:
- the urtB gene encoding urea ABC transporter permease subunit UrtB — encoded protein: MQAFLNQLPVGLSIAAVLLLIALGLTFTFGQMGVINMAHGEFIMAGAYTAYLLQAVVGTAAVPVALPVAFIVAGAMGWLLERLAIRRFYGRPLDTLLLTWGVSLVLQQLARDLFGAPNVQVVAPTWLSGGLPLFGTQIPYARLFILALAVGCVLAIWAYLARSSQGRRMQAVMQNRQLAAIGGINTGRVDQLTFFIGSGLAGIAGVALTLIGPVGPTLGTYYIVDAFLVVVCGGLGRLGGAVLAAFGLGLLNSYAEFWTNASLAKVIVFAVIIAFLQIRPQGLFVLRSRALT